In a single window of the Papaver somniferum cultivar HN1 chromosome 8, ASM357369v1, whole genome shotgun sequence genome:
- the LOC113301655 gene encoding heavy metal-associated isoprenylated plant protein 9-like — translation MGEEVKQEETKQEEKKEEEKPVVEEEKKEEKPAEEEEKKPAEEEPPKPPPVVVLHVDMHCVGCAKKIERSIMKCRGVEAVAIDMGTNQITVKGIVDPQALCVRIQKKTKRRANILSPLPATEGEPIPQVVTSQVSGPITVELNVNMHCEACALQLKKKILKMRGVQTAETELSTGKVTVTGTMDAERLVDYVYRRTKKQARIVPQPVPEPVKEEEKKDEGGEKPAEEAAKPADEEKKEENGEKKQEEESGEKKDEEKKEDGNNGEQGQSNEEKGGGNNDEQVHKEDEFVEVHHNVETMKKMMYYYPPYYHLPARNYPPLYVIERVPAPQLFSDENPNACCIS, via the exons ATGGGTGAAGAAGTTAAACAG GAAGAAactaagcaagaagagaaaaaagaagaagagaaaccagtagtagaagaagaaaagaaagaagaaaagccagctgaagaagaagaaaagaaaccaGCTGAGGAAGAACCGCCAAAACCACCTCCCGTTGTTGTTTTACATGTTGACATGCATTGTGTTGGTTGTGCTAAGAAAATAGAGAGATCAATCATGAAATGTAGAG GAGTTGAAGCAGTAGCAATAGATATGGGTACAAATCAGATAACAGTGAAAGGAATAGTCGATCCACAAGCATTATGTGTGAGAATACAGAAGAAAACTAAAAGAAGAGCAAATATACTATCACCATTACCTGCCACCGAAGGAGAACCAATTCCTCAAGTTGTTACTTCacag GTTAGTGGACCTATCACTGTTGAACTAAATGTGAATATGCATTGTGAAGCTTGTGCACTTCAACTGAAGAAAAAGATACTTAAAATGAGAG GTGTCCAAACAGCAGAAACAGAATTGAGTACTGGCAAGGTAACTGTTACAGGAACAATGGACGCTGAGCGGTTGGTAGATTACGTTTATAGACGGACTAAAAAACAAGCTCGAATTGTGCCCCAACCCGTACCCGAGCCCGTAAAAGAAGAGGAGAAAAAAGATGAAGGTGGAGAAAAACCAGCAGAAGAAGCAGCGAAGCCGGCCgatgaagaaaagaaagaagagaatggtgaaaagaaacaagaagaagaaagcggtgagaagaaagatgaagaaaagaaagaagatggtAACAATGGTGAACAAGGACAAAGTAATGAAGAGAAAGGTGGTGGAAATAACGATGAACAAGTGCACAAGGAAGATGAATTTGTTGAAGTACATCATAATGTAgaaacaatgaaaaaaatgatgtATTATTATCCACCCTACTATCATCTTCCTGCAAGAAATTATCCACCCCTTTATGTCATTGAAAGGGTCCCAGCTCCTCAACTATTTAGTGACGAGAATCCAAATGCATGTTGCATTTCATGA